Proteins from a single region of Nerophis ophidion isolate RoL-2023_Sa linkage group LG10, RoL_Noph_v1.0, whole genome shotgun sequence:
- the LOC133559864 gene encoding tudor domain-containing protein 5-like, translating into MALVSQAVSDMSNRHIEKLVAQWATFVSQKKRKKRKPHPVSPLVCPPRHSFAFYILSKSFKAQLRDLLSHGPIWVSDLQSCYQHRFGGPLRSFKFGYYTINKLLESVSDMIYFQLTNMGATITLRENMAPLDDLPMIENINFPIPIPSEEGDSGQCMVDLDWDINQQGRVAQQGQVSRFQGILEEDVLPVAVCQAETGYISVDTREGACGRNFQSSVNFEVWSPALFSSPNSASDVLINQRLKQPTQHTTRVLATITVAHIESPGHFYIIFSESSETCAFQNMMLEMRQYYSVPDVCTVQCLPQRLIRRGQACCVSGMGIWYYRAVIDLIISSTQVTVYYVDFGNKCEEQNVNLKFLMMFFAHLPAQAVPSSLTRIKPITNNWTPEATDSFRELSFGQSLVGALEGYTGDVLQLYLSNNYADYYFHDILLSQEHCVACKPSASAALCVKDSPVSLYLGEGMIFLQDEQTTAPYNLGAPSMPVEVEQVPLMPSDSITDNIFNSDFQRNLFSDQMTNPPLSCEEPSLNVSESPHQALFNPPDILSIHKAGDNPETPKDDTFRSVSTESPVFATPLTLDLYVHDQSLLQDSLEGTRSFQCSFFMKHTITNFAYHSQFLYSMRFNIRQFSCEVDSRIRLF; encoded by the exons atggCTCTAGTCTCACAAG CGGTGAGCGACATGTCTAATCGACATATTGAGAAGCTCGTAGCCCAGTGGGCCACGTTTGTGAGtcaaaagaagaggaaaaaacgCAAGCCCCACCCTGTATCGCCCCTTGTGTGCCCACCCAGGCACAGCTTTGCTTTTTACATCTTGTCGAAATCATTTAAGGCACAACTGAGAGATCTGCTTTCTCAT GGTCCAATTTGGGTCAGTGACCTTCAAAGCTGCTACCAGCACCGCTTTGGTGGCCCGCTGCGATCCTTCAAGTTTGGCTACTACACCATCAATAAGCTACTGGAGTCCGTCTCGGATATGATCTACTTTCAGCTCACCAACATGGGCGCCACTATCACCTTAAGAGAGAAC ATGGCTCCACTCGACGATTTGCCAATGATTGAGAACATTAACTTCCCCATCCCTATACCATCAGAAGAGGGTGACAGTGGACAGTGCATGGTTGACTTAGACTGGGACATCAACCAGCAAG GAAGAGTGGCACAGCAGGGCCAAGTTTCACGTTTCCAAGGAATATTGGAAGAAGATGTTCTACCTGTGGCGGTCTGTCAGGCTGAAACAGGATACATCAGTGTGGACACTAGGGAGGGAGCATGCGGGAGGAACTTTCAA AGCTCTGTGAACTTTGAGGTGTGGTCTCCTGCGTTGTTCAGCAGTCCCAATTCGGCTTCAGACGTCCTGATCAATCAGCGCCTCaagcagcccacacagcacaCCACTCGAGTGCTGGCAACCATAACTGTGGCGCACATAGAGTCGCCGGGACACTTCTACATCATTTTCTCCGAGAGTAGTGAGACGTGTGCTTTTCAGAACATGATGTTGGAGATGAG ACAATATTACAGCGTTCCCGACGTGTGCACAGTCCAGTGTCTTCCCCAGCGATTGATCCGAAGGGGTCAAGCCTGTTGCGTGTCAGGCATGGGCATCTGGTACTACCGAGCGGTGATAGACCTGATCATTAGCTCAACGCAAGTCACTGTGTACTATGTCGATTTTGGAAACAAGTGTGAAGAGCAAAATGTCAACCTGAAGTTCCTCAT GATGTTTTTTGCCCATCTTCCAGCACAAGCTGTCCCCTCATCACTCACTAGAATCAAACCCATCACT AACAACTGGACTCCTGAGGCCACTGACTCTTTCCGGGAGCTTAGTTTTGGACAAAGTCTGGTGGGCGCCCTTGAAGGTTACACGGGCGACGTGTTGCAGCTCTACCTTTCCAATAATTATGCCGACTACTACTTCCATGACATCCTGCTGAGCCAGGAACACTGCGTGGCCTGCAAGCCCTCGGCCAGCGCTGCG CTCTGTGTTAAGGACAGTCCAGTGAGTCTGTACTTGGGGGAAGGCATGATTTTCCTGCAAGACGAACAGACGACAGCACCGTATAATCTTGGTGCCCCCAGCATGCCA gttgAAGTGGAACAGGTGCCATTGATGCCAAGTGATAGTATTACGGACAACATATTCAACTCCGACTTCCAG cGCAACCTATTTAGCGATCAGATGACCAACCCACCCCTCAGCTGTGAAGAACCAAGCCTAAACGTGTCTGAAAGTCCCCACCAAGCCCTCTTCAACCCTCCAGATATTTTGTCCATACACAAAGCTGGGGATAATCCTGAA ACTCCCAAAGACGACACTTTCAGGTCCGTCAGCACTGAATCACCCGTCTTTGCGACTCCTTTGACTTTGGACCTCTATGTTCACGATCAGAGTCTACTTCAGGACAGCTTGGAGGGTACACGCTCATTCCAATGTTCTTTCTTCATGAAGCATACAATTacaaattttgcctatcattcacagttCTTATACAGTATGAGGTTTAATATCAGACAATTCAGCTGTGAGGTTGATAGTCGAATCAGACTCTTCTGA